In Eucalyptus grandis isolate ANBG69807.140 chromosome 4, ASM1654582v1, whole genome shotgun sequence, the following proteins share a genomic window:
- the LOC104428144 gene encoding uncharacterized protein LOC104428144 has product MTIFFIFFIFLVVSDGAASTEGSLLEFSSQDELVEMAGYGVKKVSTVLVAGSVSCVARLPGDAHHRLHAWPVSGALVGVKCQKSKSRISSNWTRGSTDEFGDFTMDLPSHLHAVPDLPKKCSVRLLRVPRSSPCRPTHGHRHKRLKLASVRDGVRTYKAGNIRLVLMQSSRLAMDCGSSMNRNLN; this is encoded by the exons ATgaccattttcttcatcttcttcatcttcctcgttgTCTCCGATGGAGCTGCTTCGACGGAGGGCTCGCTTCTTGAGTTCTCGAGCCAAGACGAGCTGGTGGAAATGGCGGGATATGGTGTGAAGAAGGTGTCGACCGTCTTGGTCGCTGGCTCGGTTTCGTGCGTGGCTCGCCTTCCCGGGGACGCTCATCATCGACTTCATGCTTGGCCAGTCTCCG GTGCTTTGGTTGGTGTAAAATGTCAAAAAAGCAAGAGCAGGATCAGTTCAAATTGGACTCGAGGCTCCACCGATGAATTTGGAGACTTCACGATGGATCTCCCGTCCCACCTCCATGCCGTTCCGGACCTACCCAAGAAATGCTCGGTGCGACTCCTCCGAGTCCCAAGAAGCTCGCCTTGTCGACCGACTCATGGTCATAGACACAAGAGGTTGAAATTAGCTTCGGTCAGAGATGGGGTTCGCACTTACAAGGCTGGAAACATAAGGCTCGTGCTCATGCAGTCCTCAAGGCTTGCAATGGATTGTGGAAGCAGCATGAATAGGAATCTAAACTGA